The Aedes aegypti strain LVP_AGWG chromosome 1, AaegL5.0 Primary Assembly, whole genome shotgun sequence sequence caaatatcagtagtaccgatttggtttctcagaaatttaatcgattatgtttgctaaggggcgcgccttcgctgagacgtaaatttctatgaagggtgtaaataggaccttttcatcatagtcgatttgtatcaatatctgaggaatcaaaacaagaactgtacagaaaatttaatcgatgcttcattacctatcaatggaaatggagtaatgcgacatgcactatacactaaggatacgggtaatgccacaatagatctaaatactggtcgcagtagtccgaacagagaaaaaaaaatggacaaattgatgtgtaATTTGCGAAAGTTACacatcttctcggtgagaatcgaactcacgacacCCTGTTCTAGAGATAGGGAGCGTCacccctacgccacgagaggactcatggacgcagaagttatcctaaattcgatttcagctcaataatcacgtggtcctctttcgcaaagcgcacctctttcggaagaattagatgcccatccaaacacaacgctttctatttatatccaattcctagcccgagagcgcattatttattAGGTTTTGAAATACCACACCACACTCGCCAACGACATGCTGGCTGAGATTTCTAtagcttccaatgggtcgcgagtcgcgacgttctcaaacgaccggttacggaacaagagtccgttgctcgataaatactagTATACTCCTCAGAAAAAACGTCAAAGTCgcctcatttttgcatcgcagaggagtttctatcatgCCGCGTCCTCACATAAACCTAACTAAAATTGAAAGCAATCCCAATCAATCTAAAAATTTGGAATTATGTCCTCGAATAATGTGGAAGTCTATTGAAGTATTGAacgaacattttaataatttccattttTGAGGTTTTCTTCGGCCACTGTGTGTTGTGCATTACAAAAACGGTTGATAGCGAATGCAAAGACTGGATTGGAATTTATCATATTGATAAACACATCATCGAAGCCCAAGCTGCCATTTGTTTTGATAGCGATTTTGGAACTACTAGGTTGCAAGGTTGATCAAACGACACTCAGGACCGAACCTGCATTATAATGTTTCTTCAATTTACCAGATTCAGGGCACCGAACGTTCGAAGAcgccaagtgcttgcaagtcctcctagAGCATCATCCATCTtttatgcccgtagaggactaccggtcttatgagcgttttgtacatggtacatttggtgcgagtctgaatcttttttgaccgcggGTTCTTGTGGAggtcatagtaggcccgacttatACTGCTGATGCGCCTCCGTACTTAtaacggctaacgttattgtcagcagtcagcaaggatccaaggtagacaaactcgtcgaccacctagAAAGTGTCCCCGTTTattgtaacactgctacctaggcgagcgcTGTCGCACTCGGCCGCACCAgttagcatgtactttgtcttggacgcattcacctcCAGTCCAACTTTAgatgcctcgcgtttcaggcggaggcgggttttcaaatgttcggttGACAACGTTCATATCATCCGTCCCACGGTGGAcaaaattaagaaggtgatatattccgaaaactgacagctacttgacgacgtcattcctatcctcCTCGagaaaatttgcgaaaaaaatgatctagtggtctggaagatatatggtacgataggagtgacgtcacatgtttacaatcaaacttgatatttacatcagtaaagagtctgccttgttaatttttatgccgtgatcCGTCcatattcgtcatcaaacgtcaacatcccaccgcaaaatcgctagtgtttgcaGGTGATTTTAACCACCAAATTGCCAAATATCCtccaaaacatcacctccaagttagttctaataacctccgttatatgaaatatggtggcgcatcgatcgtcgcaagtttatcgttaaacagtcaattgttcggaggggattttaacctccaaattgccaaataacctccaaagcatcacctccaagttagttataccgggtaccccctttggtttgaccacatttaatctgaacactttttaatctgtaccccgctaatttgcacatcgttcagattaaaaatggttcaaacgtcatttagttcatggaacggagtgaagtgagatggaacagTGAAAtgggtaaccagaaacacgtttctagggtgactagatgttcaaattaaaaatgaaccccgatggtttgcatgaggtaccgttcaaattagcgggggtacacggtaataccctccgttatatgaaatatggtggcgcgtcgatcgtggcaagtttatcgttaaacagtcaataacaccatctagcgcaatattgaataatatgcacgaaagtccatcactttGTCGTAGTCCCtagcgggatccaaacgaactggaatgttcgcctgaaacattcacacaattttgcacttATTCTATCGTCACTCTTATCAGtccgtttactacaggtgacaaacgacggaagatgatctgggataatactttttggccgcattaagaatggtgatcgctcgaaagttctcacaatctaatttgtcgcctttcttgtagatgggacatattaccccttgcttccactcctccgatagTTGATCTGTTTTCCAGAttatgcctatcagccggtgcaaacaaatggcctgcctctccgggcccatcttcatGAGcccagctccgataccatccttaccagcaactTTATTGttgctggtgaatggcatccttgacctccctcaaagtgggggctggttggtttccatcgcccacaGTAcagacgaaggcatttcctttGTTGTTCTTTATTGCCTGTGCTatgataggtcctgacgtcggtaatgtcggagatgtgccgtccatcaatcagaacgtggccgatttgtgattttgtcttatgtggatctccaggtgtatcggatgcggcgaaatcaattagtcgtaaccCGTTTTCGTTCGTCGGTGGGCGCTGATCTTTCCAATAGTCGGCTTTAATTCCTTTTCCTGACCAACCTGatcgtttagatctcctatgcagtgccgtagcgtgcggttggccaggttggcacccgccaagggcgccagctctcagggggcgccaaaatgcgtgacgCACTTGGCAAAGTTTGTGAAGAGTCATAGCCAATaagtgaaattcaaagtggAAAAATTAACACATTTGTGATATTTTAACAATATGTGTTGAAAGCATCTCAGAAGATTTCAGTATTCAGAACTTGAAGATTCCTGACAAGAGttcttaaaattataaattctttaaatttactTTAAGATTTgctagttgtttttttttaaatttatttctattttttaaaactagtgTACAAGTAGGTATGTCTGGCAGCCAGGTTCTAagaacttttctttttttttctgttataaaATCCTTCACAACTGTTTAAATTGTTGTTTCGATTAAGGATTCAAAACGAgaattaaacaatttttttgtgaattagGAAAAATATAAGCATCACAAGATACGCTTCCTCTCCCATGCCCATTCTGACATTTAGCtgaatgatatatttttgtgagaagaaatgtcatacGAATTTAGAAATATGACTGTTTTAAACACCGTTCATTATAACAATAATAACGCTGTTGAAAACAACATATCTTATCACAGGAAATCGTGGACATATATCTGGATTTTGACAGAATACATACTAAGCTCCTATaatgaatttcaccgtaatctcaacagctgaacctttcggtgaaataaaacaccgtaatttcgtcggaattttacggattccggtgaatttttaccgaatactgtgaaaatttatcGTACTTCGTTAATACATTTTACCGAACCGtttagctgttgagatttcacaggaatccgtaaaataatttgtgTGTGTAGTTGTTGTCATTTTGATTGAATACTAGTCAGAATACTTCTGATTGCATTCTGAGTATCATTCTACAAAATTCATCACTGCAATGATCATATCGTCTTGGATACAATTTTCGAAGAATTCCCTGACAGTATCGTAGATAAAACCTCTACAGGGACCCAAACAATTTATCTTCAGAATCCTAAACAGaatatttacacaaattttgacataaaaaaatatggaataagAATTACTCATTCAGACGAACTTATCAAAcacaattcaaaaaattgaactccATAGTATTGAGATTTGTTTTTCATATATGCTAACATTGTTAAAAGCTTATTATTTTTCCGCTGATTTCTTTCACGTTAATATCAtggaatttcatcaacaaatgtaTTAAAAACACAATTCTCAGACAGTTCATCTAAAAGCAAATTTTagagtttttctcaaaatcaaTTAACAGTTCATGTATTTTAAATGTAAGTGAACACTTAAGCTTTAGCATGACACTTCTTCTGTGTTTTTAAAAATGAGTTCATATAGAAgctgcagaaaaaaattgtaaataaacCTTTTGGAACTTTTATGGTAAGTTTAACGTAAACATGtttcatgagaaaaaaaaatgttaaattttgacTTTGACTAGGGGCGCGCAAACagaggttcgccaagggcgccatgaggcaacgctacggctctgctcCTATGATGATATTGACGTCGTACTCGTactcgtactcgcgttcgatatgcgcgtaaaaagcgtctttatcatcattcagtgagttgaagaaccggcctttgatcgtcaacttgcacattctctcattgatcggcaaACACTCGGTCACGCGCCTCTgccatatcacccatcactataaaagctgttcccagctcgtgtgtgttctGCAACGTCGGGGAGAgggcgtgtgctcccgatgaagttgagagatttacagttccacgtaacgagcttccaatcgctagtccctttacgccgctgtggtcttcgccgattgtcccggttcgtattctctcgttgattattcgttgcttgattttttacagCTGACACTTTTTaacttctaacaaaaatgaaacaaattttgttatttgtaaccAACCTTGAtgtaattttgttgtaatacaCTAGTCGGGATATTGAATTGATCGCGATGCATTTTAGATtcatggttcacgtaggtaaaatgtgttctgcgtaattgcaataCTATTCGATGAGATATTTTCCGTAATCCAACTccgatccatatctgtgtgctatctaCATTAACTGTGGGACGACTGTATTGTAAGTAGGAATTTTTTGCAACGATCACGGACGGCTCTGCACTTCTGTATTCGAGCTTCAAAGTTTGTCGAGAAGTTCGAAATTGATAGAAGTTAAATCAGAGACGAATGGAGACATTGTAGTCAGTCAGAAtgagtaccacttctagtactacatttggTTCCTTGATACTGCAAAAAGTACCCAGGTTTGACAGGTcgtagtacacttttcacggaaTTCTAGATTTTTCTCTATTATCTTATTTGCCATAAAATTTtcagtaccgttaagtcaccagtcaccgtgcggtctccattcaccgtgcatatatacaaattcctacagaatattgatacaattttcgcaaattattcttttgtcagcaaaataagataaaactgatgaaataaagTAGTTCTTGAcacaaaaaaatctggaaaacctagtttatgtagtcaaaatcatgtgaattctgttcgaTAATGAgatcaacactcttagtagaaacgccaaaaattcacatttttcattttaacgttagagtatgaaattttcaacaagttttcactgtggatactattagtaaggTGTATTgcatgagcaatgagattttatgctaattaaaattttttattgtgtctcagtcgaaacccaaatgcacggtgaatggacccttttcaatatatatggttcctattaccgtacATTAGTGTAAAAAGCATTAAATTATTCGATGAtcaaactacttcatatttagtttttgagtgaatatggaatggtttggacaatacagtcaaacctcctttaacgattttagtgaaaaatcaattatttagccaatttttaaacttttaatgGTTTTCATTGTAAATGaatatttgaatactcttaaaaatgagtgcgcacaatactagcaacatagttgctccatcaacaacgtttcttcaagatacgaaagaaaatcatgacgaaaactatacgcacggtgaatggtgcactagtgtgcacggtaaatggtgacatagaacggtacgaggcaaCCTTAACATGACATGACAAACAGAatgtttgagtatttttttgttattcatcactagttttagattttttcctgaataatgatataattgcacgctacgtagcgGCATTttagtacgcttcaaattatttggaaaagttatataattttttgaagtgcaaatttgtcttaaatgcacggtgaatggtagcttgacggtaactgaacatgaaggtctttatttcgtctttggttaAATGTCATGATCACTGAATTCTTGTTGTTTATTTGCAATGCATATCCTGAAAGTATAGTCAAGCTTAAAAGGGTTTCGGAATGATAATAGAACTTCTTAAAACCACAATTATTGATTATTGCTCAGACTCTGCTTCTGTTGTGGTAACGAAaaccatttatttttatttctcaatACTCCTGTCCAAATTACGAATGATATTATTGTTAAtttaacaattttaaatttaacctacggaattgtttttgtttgtaactAAAATACACAATTTTCTCTTTGTTTCAGATGCATTACTCATATTGATGAATCAGCGGTCGACCAGGATCCATATTTCAGCTGTCTTTTTACCAATCTAATAACTGAAACCATAAGCATAATAATttattcttatatttttataactattcaaattattatattatattatatttaaatCACCAAACATGACAAGTAGCCAAAACGAATGAAGtcaaaaatgaaacaatacAACGGCAAAATTTTAcagcttatgattgaatgtttGTTCCAAAGATAACTAATTCTGTCTTTTTTACATAACATGAATGCACCATAAAACAACAAATATCTAGGTGAAGCAGCGCCTGGTCACCAGTTCTTCGTATTTCCGTCGCTAAACTCATTGCCCTCCACAACACATGGAATACGCATCTACAATGCCACCCTTTGGATACGATTGGAGCTCAAGGTGAAACACGCAGACAACTATTGGGCCTCGTACGGCAACAAGAATCTCATCCTTTGGGTGTTTCGATTGATCAGTGGGTCCAAAAACGTGCTCAACGATGAGGAGGTAAGATGAACAACAACAGTCGGGTCTACCCTGTTTGCCATCTGTGAGCTTCGTGGCCATTCGGTTAGTGCCGTCAGACAATgcgcgcatcgtgtcatggggtgagggttcgattcccgcttcagccattgagaCTTTACGTATTCCACTGATgcatctgaaaaagtatcagcatactttttgCATGTCAGcgcagtagaagcattagccttagaatgctaatgtcgcgactgttcgtgtgaccaacatctagtttgccacgctctgacagcttgagcaccgggtctataagtgtcaaacaatttttttcgaccaaaataaaacattctctacaacatggcactaaacaagcaatcaaaaactttaacagtaagtaataataaaataatgctattttgtgataacaacgccactagcgttctactatttatatttctattgtcagcgcatatagtgatactttttcggaTTAATATGatctactagtggtcccggcaaacttcgtcttgccatcaagtaggctgttgaaaaatgctatgaatcgtcccatacaaaatgacagttctgttcactctcgttttttccaattttcctgGTGAATATCATGGGATTTTTATACagacaaacacgtcggaacccttgacgaacaaagcggataaaaaatcatcccGAGCCGTTcacccgttcgtgagccatttcgtgacatacaaacaccattccatttttatttatatagatagataaggGCTGAAATTTATTACcttgaaattgcgagctgctATGTCAACACGGCTGCCtaaatgaatgacgggctacttagccttaagaagCGGCATACAATATATTGTGCCTTCTTTCCTTATTATAATtcaacagtctctcataattaTGCCATAtgactgttatgccaaacgggatGAACCCTAAACATCTCACCAGAATGCATTAAATATTTTCCTAACTAACTTTTGATAATGAATGTTCTTATCAACAGGAATTTACCAAGCACACGGCAATGGTGGCTAAACACACGATTTCGGTGGAAAAACTCGGCTGGCAGGAGATAGACGTGACGAATGCAGTCCGAGCATGGCATTCGGAGAAAACCAACGACAGCTTGCGACTGTTTGTGGACTGTTCGGGTTGCGGAAATAAAATAACCATCCATTTGTTTGACGAGAATCAGAACAAGAACAAGGAATCGGTCCTGAAGGCGCAAAAGATAAATCCCAAAAAGAAGCCGGAGAACTTCATCGATTACAACCGACCTTATCTTTATGTGAGCCTTGCAACGAACCACGTGAAGCGCCTGCGAAGACGGGCACTCGACTGTACTGGGGCACCAAACGAGCAGTGCTGCAAACAGAAGTTCTACGTAGATTTCAAGGCGCTCAAGTGGGATGACTGGATTATACGCCCTCATGGATACTTTGCCAATTATTGCAAAGGAAGCTGTCTTCTACCGGACAAGTTTTCAGCGGAATATCAATACGTTGTGGATGAATACCGAAGACAGGGTCAACTGACCGGAATCCACCAATGCTGCGCACCAACCAAATATTCTCCCATGTCGCTCATTTTTTACGGACCAGACTCTCGCGTCATTAAGCAGGACCTTTCGAAGATGATTGTAGAAGAATGTGGTTGCCCATAACGAGTGTCTTGATTGTTTCAGCTTTTTACTAGTTAAACTCCTCTGTATGCTACATATTTACAATTATGTAAACCAAACTTAACGAAATCTCATGGAAATAAAGTTTCGATTTTGCATCTTATGCTTAAAAAGTAGGTTCATCCTATCATGGAGCCATTTTCGATTAACTTCTCTCTACTGACAATCCCCAGGTGTAGCAGACTGGTCAAAGCGGCAGATTGTTCCGCgtactttttacttttctcccAAAAAGAGCTGCTGTATTTCTCGTCACCAACTTGAACGATTGCTCGGAAAAGTTTGTCCTTGTGTATCACTTCGTACTTCGGCAACTTGAGGTTGTTGCGCACCGTATAGATGTACAGTTTACTTTTGGGCAGCTCTCCATCTGTAATTGAGGGAAAATAGTTAAATATAGCTTAATGATCGGCTTTCTCAAAGTGAAACGCAATAAATCAAGGATTGGAAGAAAAATCCCAGGTGTGATTAATTCTGAGATTCCTGAAGCATTGAGAAACTTCAAGTTATCTgccaaattttatttatttttattttgagttAATTACTGGTAGAATCCAAGAGCGAATTTCTAAACGGTTTCTTGAAGGAATGCCTGAAATAaccctagaagaattcttggaagaaaattGGGAAAAAGTCCTTTAAAATATTTGGACTAATTTAAGAAGGaaagtatttttaaaagaatcctGCGATaagttcctggaaaaattcaagtttttattttcacgtgaaaaataacaataaagtcATCCTATTGTGCAGCTTTTTATAATCTACCAACATAactaaataatttgaaattcgaaaattttaggaaagcttttcaatttaaaatgttcGATAAAGATGTGAG is a genomic window containing:
- the LOC110674289 gene encoding inhibin beta chain-like, giving the protein SSCYVNVICITHIDESAVDQDPYFSCEAAPGHQFFVFPSLNSLPSTTHGIRIYNATLWIRLELKVKHADNYWASYGNKNLILWVFRLISGSKNVLNDEEEFTKHTAMVAKHTISVEKLGWQEIDVTNAVRAWHSEKTNDSLRLFVDCSGCGNKITIHLFDENQNKNKESVLKAQKINPKKKPENFIDYNRPYLYVSLATNHVKRLRRRALDCTGAPNEQCCKQKFYVDFKALKWDDWIIRPHGYFANYCKGSCLLPDKFSAEYQYVVDEYRRQGQLTGIHQCCAPTKYSPMSLIFYGPDSRVIKQDLSKMIVEECGCP